A genome region from Blautia coccoides includes the following:
- a CDS encoding SDR family NAD(P)-dependent oxidoreductase, translated as MAENYREPEIIFDGWAAQEGTGIIVTGAASGIGAATAILAAQDGLKVAAWDMYADGVRETIERAGSAGRNIKPIQADLSKDADVERAMKETLKFCRPLYLANVAGPKMLNSQWEFEEVIAVAVGLIHRLCRAFEATDPGPGSAIVNVAALAGIWEGGGGDPWYASAKSAIAGYTRHQAIELNGKTRINCVCPGGPIHTPRNHSAVEGEFMQHLIDINPMGRPGRPEEEAAAIMFLLSPASSYINGVILPVDGGLHLAR; from the coding sequence ATGGCAGAAAATTACAGAGAGCCGGAAATTATTTTTGATGGATGGGCAGCGCAGGAAGGTACCGGAATTATTGTCACTGGGGCTGCAAGCGGTATTGGAGCTGCTACAGCAATTTTGGCAGCACAGGATGGATTAAAGGTGGCAGCGTGGGACATGTATGCAGATGGTGTCAGGGAAACCATAGAGCGGGCAGGAAGTGCAGGAAGGAATATCAAGCCCATTCAGGCTGACTTGTCCAAGGATGCGGATGTGGAGCGGGCTATGAAGGAAACACTGAAATTCTGTAGGCCTCTCTATTTGGCGAATGTGGCAGGTCCCAAGATGCTGAACAGTCAGTGGGAATTTGAAGAGGTTATTGCCGTAGCGGTAGGCCTGATCCACAGACTGTGCCGTGCATTTGAAGCAACGGATCCGGGTCCAGGCTCAGCGATTGTAAATGTAGCAGCTCTGGCGGGTATCTGGGAAGGCGGCGGCGGAGATCCCTGGTATGCGTCTGCAAAATCGGCCATCGCAGGTTATACCAGACATCAGGCAATAGAATTAAACGGTAAGACAAGAATTAACTGTGTATGCCCGGGAGGGCCTATCCATACGCCGAGAAATCACAGCGCTGTGGAAGGTGAATTTATGCAGCATCTGATTGATATCAATCCCATGGGACGGCCGGGACGGCCGGAGGAAGAGGCAGCAGCGATCATGTTTCTGCTCTCTCCGGCATCCAGCTATATAAACGGTGTGATACTGCCGGTTGACGGTGGCCTGCATTTGGCCAGATAA
- a CDS encoding sugar-binding transcriptional regulator gives MTEKELKKLSLLAEVACDYYERGLDQSEIADRLYLSRTRVSRLLKEAMEKGIVKITIDYSYEKYNRHYELEERFLSRFPLKNVLILNNRNRDLRFLQRDVANLAASYVTDSLKKNMVIGTAWGTTLADMLKFLYPVDIPVDVVQLMGAVPCKTPNCTPQSIVAGMADRLGGHADFLNMPLYIEDDYVREKICKDSNNAVILNKGMFSDMIITSVIDVERVGEKDIWLGYMTPELYEELIQKGAVGSIFAHFYDKNGNEINCAWNQKCVSIPFKYIKSVPDVVVVASSPLKAQAILSAIKGNLIDTLVTDGTTATAVLNLLQ, from the coding sequence ATGACAGAGAAAGAACTTAAAAAATTAAGTCTTCTTGCGGAAGTAGCCTGTGATTATTACGAACGCGGATTAGACCAGTCAGAGATAGCTGACCGCTTGTATCTTTCCAGAACCCGTGTGTCACGTCTCCTGAAAGAAGCCATGGAAAAGGGAATTGTAAAAATAACCATTGATTACAGCTATGAAAAATATAACCGCCATTATGAATTGGAAGAACGATTTCTTAGCCGTTTTCCTTTAAAAAATGTACTGATACTGAACAACCGCAACCGGGATCTGCGGTTTCTGCAAAGAGATGTGGCTAATTTGGCTGCATCTTATGTGACTGACAGCCTGAAAAAAAATATGGTAATCGGTACGGCCTGGGGTACTACACTGGCTGATATGCTTAAATTCCTGTATCCGGTAGATATTCCCGTTGACGTTGTACAGCTTATGGGCGCAGTGCCGTGTAAAACGCCCAACTGTACACCTCAGTCTATTGTTGCCGGAATGGCGGACCGTCTGGGAGGACATGCTGACTTTCTGAATATGCCTCTTTATATTGAAGATGATTATGTGCGTGAAAAAATCTGCAAGGACAGCAATAATGCCGTGATCTTAAATAAGGGAATGTTCTCCGATATGATAATAACCAGCGTAATTGACGTGGAACGCGTGGGAGAAAAAGATATCTGGCTGGGATATATGACACCTGAACTCTATGAGGAATTGATACAGAAAGGTGCGGTAGGTTCTATTTTTGCTCATTTTTATGACAAAAACGGAAATGAAATCAACTGTGCCTGGAATCAGAAATGTGTGAGTATCCCCTTTAAGTATATCAAAAGTGTACCTGATGTGGTGGTGGTGGCCTCTTCTCCTCTGAAAGCGCAGGCAATTCTCTCCGCAATAAAAGGAAACCTGATCGACACCCTGGTGACTGATGGAACAACTGCTACTGCTGTATTGAATCTTCTACAGTAA
- a CDS encoding L-ribulose-5-phosphate 3-epimerase yields the protein MGKDYTLGLYEKAMPEYLSWKEKLEAAKKAGFDFVEISIDETEERLSRLDMSQAERMEMLNLMRIVGIPIRTMCLSGHRKYPLGSHDIKMQQKSMEIMEKAIRLADDLGIRIIQLAGYDVYYEDSDEISRNNFIRNLKKAAEMAAEAGIIIGFETMETEFMNTVQKAMEYVLAVSSAYLEVYPDIGNITNAVSGKKEAVRQDLCYGKGHLVAMHLKETKPGVFREVEFGKGHVDFQTAIETGWELGIRKFVTEFWYTGNQNWEANLLRARQMMSDILDKQRGVKQEAV from the coding sequence ATGGGGAAAGATTACACTTTGGGATTATATGAGAAGGCAATGCCGGAGTATTTGAGTTGGAAGGAAAAGCTGGAAGCAGCCAAAAAAGCCGGGTTCGATTTTGTCGAGATCAGTATTGATGAGACAGAGGAAAGACTCTCGCGTCTGGATATGAGCCAGGCAGAGAGAATGGAAATGTTAAATCTTATGCGCATTGTGGGAATTCCCATAAGAACCATGTGCCTGAGCGGACACAGAAAATATCCTCTGGGCAGCCATGACATAAAAATGCAGCAAAAAAGCATGGAAATCATGGAAAAGGCGATTCGACTTGCAGATGATCTTGGTATTCGTATTATTCAGCTTGCTGGCTATGATGTCTATTATGAAGATTCTGATGAAATTTCCAGGAATAATTTTATCAGGAATTTAAAGAAAGCAGCAGAGATGGCAGCAGAGGCAGGTATCATAATCGGTTTTGAAACCATGGAGACGGAATTTATGAATACAGTGCAGAAGGCTATGGAATATGTGTTGGCAGTTTCTTCTGCTTATTTAGAAGTGTATCCTGATATTGGGAATATTACCAATGCTGTCAGCGGAAAAAAAGAGGCGGTTAGGCAGGATCTGTGTTATGGGAAAGGGCATTTGGTTGCCATGCACTTAAAGGAAACGAAACCCGGCGTTTTCAGAGAGGTGGAGTTTGGAAAGGGGCACGTAGACTTTCAGACAGCAATAGAGACGGGCTGGGAGTTGGGGATAAGGAAATTTGTGACAGAGTTCTGGTATACCGGAAATCAAAACTGGGAGGCGAATCTCCTTAGGGCGAGACAAATGATGTCAGATATTCTTGATAAACAGAGAGGTGTAAAACAGGAGGCTGTATGA
- the ulaG gene encoding L-ascorbate 6-phosphate lactonase: MSKVTEMTREKWIMDTFPEWGTWLNEEIEQEQAAPGTVAMWWLGCTGIWVKTPENCNITIDLWCGNGKRTHGNGKMKEGHQMANMSGARNMQPNLRAVPFVLDPFGVKHVDAVLATHYHQDHMSAEFAAHVLQSHMTTTEENGKEIPIPFIGPKKSVETWVKWGVPRERCIQVKPGDTIKIKDLEIVCLDSFDRTCLVTTDSAGSDREELTGICPVDMDEKAVNYLIKTPGGNIYHSGDSHYSIYFAKHGKDYDIDVAFGSYGENPVGIADKMTSCDILRMAEALRCKVVIPIHYDVWSNFMADINEIRVLYQMKKERLDYQFHPFFWEVGGKYVYPTDKDKLAYHHRRGFEDCFEHPQNIPFRSCL, from the coding sequence ATGAGTAAAGTGACAGAGATGACAAGAGAAAAATGGATTATGGATACTTTTCCCGAGTGGGGGACCTGGCTGAATGAGGAAATAGAACAGGAACAGGCAGCACCCGGGACGGTTGCAATGTGGTGGCTTGGCTGCACGGGGATTTGGGTAAAAACACCAGAAAACTGTAATATTACCATTGATCTGTGGTGTGGAAATGGAAAGAGAACACATGGGAATGGAAAAATGAAAGAGGGGCATCAGATGGCAAATATGAGTGGTGCCAGGAATATGCAGCCAAATTTAAGGGCAGTTCCGTTTGTATTAGATCCCTTTGGGGTAAAACATGTGGATGCGGTCTTAGCCACACATTATCATCAGGATCATATGAGTGCTGAATTTGCAGCCCATGTACTCCAAAGCCATATGACCACAACAGAAGAGAATGGAAAAGAGATACCAATTCCATTTATCGGACCAAAGAAGTCTGTGGAGACATGGGTAAAGTGGGGTGTTCCAAGAGAAAGATGCATACAGGTAAAACCGGGAGATACCATAAAAATAAAAGATTTAGAGATTGTCTGCCTGGATTCCTTTGACAGGACATGTCTTGTCACTACAGATTCTGCCGGCTCTGACAGGGAGGAACTGACGGGTATCTGCCCTGTTGATATGGATGAGAAAGCAGTAAATTATCTGATAAAAACGCCGGGCGGCAATATTTATCACAGTGGAGATTCGCACTATTCCATCTATTTTGCGAAACATGGAAAGGACTATGACATAGATGTGGCGTTCGGATCCTATGGAGAAAATCCTGTAGGTATAGCGGATAAAATGACCTCCTGCGACATTCTCAGAATGGCGGAGGCTCTCAGATGCAAGGTAGTGATTCCAATTCATTACGATGTGTGGAGTAATTTTATGGCTGATATCAATGAAATACGTGTTCTCTATCAGATGAAAAAAGAGAGGTTAGATTATCAGTTCCATCCGTTTTTCTGGGAAGTAGGAGGAAAATATGTATATCCCACGGACAAAGATAAACTGGCATATCACCACAGGAGGGGATTTGAAGACTGCTTTGAACATCCGCAGAACATTCCTTTCCGCTCTTGTCTGTAG